From the genome of Pseudomonas migulae:
TATTCTCGCGGCCTACGGTTTCTTTGGTCCGCTGGCGCACGCACTGGGTCACGATGCCAAGGAAGAACTGAACGTCTACGAAGCCATCAAGGCTTCGCTGGTCGCTTCGGCCTCCGGCATGCCGCCATCGCTGGCGGTAGAGTTCGGGCGCAAGGTTCTGTACCCGGCGCACCGTCCTAGCTTCGCTGAGCTGGAACAAGCGGTTCGCGGTCGTTAAGTCATGGAAAACAACCAGCCGATAATCATCAAGCGCGTAAAAAAGTACGCGGGCGGGCATCACGGGGGCTCCTGGAAAATCGCCTTCGCGGACTTCGCGACGGCGATGATGGCGTTCTTCCTGGTGTTGTGGCTGCTGTCCACCGCAACGCCAGAACAGAAGATCGCCATCGCCGGTTACTTCAAGGACCCGGTCGGCTTTTCCGAAAGCGGCACGCCGTACATCATCGACTTGGGCGGCACGCCGACCCTGGCGCCGGAAAACACCCTCAACCCCGAAGTGAAATCCCAGCCGCAACCGGACAAGGTGACTGTCGACGCCGAACAGGTCGAAGGCATGGCCGAGATGGTCGAGAAGGAACGCCTCGAGCTGTTGCTGCAAGAACTGCAGAACAAGGTCGAAGAGAACCCGCAGCTGCAGAAGTTCAAGGACCAGATTCTGTTCGAGATCACTACGGACGGTTTGCGCATCCAGATCGTGGACGCCGAAAACCGCCCGATGTTCGACTCCGGCAGTGCGCGTCTGAAGCCGTACTTCGAAGACATCCTGCTGGCCATGGCCGACACCATCAAAGCGGTGCCGAACAAGATCAGCATCAGTGGTCACACCGATGCCAAGCCGTACTCGGGCACCGGCGATTTCGGTAACTGGGAGCTTTCGGCCAACCGTGCCAACGCCGCACGCCGTGCGCTGGTGGCGGGTAGTTATCCGGATCAGCAAGTCGCTCGCGTCGTCGGTTATGCCTCGTCGGCCTTGTTCGATCGCGAGAACCCGCTCAACCCGGTCAACCGTCGAATCGACATTGTCGTGCTGACCAAGCGAGCCCAGCGTGCCATCGAAGGTTCGCAAGGTGCGGAACCGGCACCAGAACCGACGCAAGGGCAGGGCGGCCCGGGTGAAGTGCCGGCCACGCCAGCCGACCCGAACGCATTGCCGGCCGATAAAGAACCACTGCCGGCGCATGAGCTTCGCGAGCGTTTGAATCTGTTTGATGACCCGGCGCCGAAACCGGGCGGACCCGCGAAGCAGTGATCCACAAAAAAGCCGCGATCATCTCGCGGCTTTTTTGTGACATCACTTAAACCCTGTGGGAGCGAGCTTGCTCGCGAAGGGGCCATCAGCTTCAACATCAATGTTGACTGACATGCCGCTTTCGCGAGCAAGCCCGCTCCCACAGGTTTCGTGCCGGTCTAGTAACTGCTCTCCGGCAGACTCGCGATGATCGAGCGGTAGCTGTTCATCCGTTGCTGCTGCACGCGGCCTTCTTCCAATGCCTTGAGCAATGCGCAACCGGGTTCGCGGTCGTGCTTGCAGTCGCGGAAACGGCAGGTGCCGATCAGGTCGTTGAACTCGATGAAGCCGGCTTCGACGTCGGCGCGGCTGACGTGGCCCAGGCCGAATTCACGGATACCCGGGGAGTCGATCAGCTCACCGCCACCGGGGAAGTGGAACAACCGCGCGGTCGTGGTGGTGTGAGTGCCCTGGCCGGACAGCTCGGACAGCGGGCCGACGCGGGTTTCGACTTCCGGCAGCAGGCTGTTGACCAGCGACGACTTGCCGACGCCGGACTGGCCGACGAACACGCTGATGCGACCGTCCAGTTGTTCCTGCAGTTGCTCCATGCCATTGCCATGGTGCGCCGACACTTCCAGAACCGGATAACCCAGCGTGCGGTAAACCGCGAGCAGGGCATTCAGTGCCGGGGCGTTTTGTTCGTCGATCAGGTCGAATTTGTTCAGCAGCAGCAGCGGCCGAATGCCGGCGTGCTCCGCCGCGACCAGGTAGCGGTCGATCAGGTTGGCGTGAGGCTCGGGCAGCGGCGCGAAGACGATGACGATCATGTCGACGTTGGCGGCTACGGGCTTGAGCTGGCCACGGCTGTCCGGACGGCAGAGTTCGGTCTTGCGCGGCAGTTGCGCCACGATCACACCGATGCCCTGGTTGCCGGCACGCCAGACCACCTGATCGCCGGTCACCAGCGCTGGCAGGTTGGCGCGCAAGTGGCAGCGGAACACCTGGCCGGCCAAATCGCCATCGAGCGCTTCGACTTCGACCTGCACACCGAAGTGCGCGATCACCAGGCCGGTCTGTTCCGGGCCCAGGTCGCCACCCTCAAGTGCCTCGACAGCCGAGGACTCGCGTTTGGCGGCGCGGGCAGCGCGTTCGCCCTGAATCTTTTCGATGCGCCAGTTTTGACGACGATTGAGTTGGCGTTTGGCCATGGGTGTTCCGTATCAAGAATGCAGCGATTAGGTAAAACGGCCGCGAGTTTAGCACGCCCCGCCACTTGCCTAGGCTAAACTGCGCAGCATTGCCTAGGAGCCGACACATGCAAAACCCGCAGAATCTGATCTGGATCGACCTGGAAATGACCGGTCTGAACCCTGATACCGACGTCATCATCGAAATGGCCACTATCGTCACCGACAGTGATCTGAACACTTTGGCCGAAGGGCCGGTGATCGCGATCCATCACAGCGATGAAATCCTCGCCGGCATGGACGAGTGGAACACCCGTCAACACGGCGGCTCGGGCCTGACCCAGCGCGTTCGCGACAGCCGCATCAGCATGGCCGAAGCGGAAGCCGAGACCATTGCCTTCCTGGAGAAGTGGGTGCCGAAGGGCAAGTCGCCGATCTGTGGCAACAGCATCTGCCAGGACCGTCGCTTCCTTTATACGCACATGAAATCCCTGGAAAGCTTCTTCCACTACCGCAACCTCGACGTCTCGACCCTGAAAGAACTGGCCGCTCGCTGGGCGCCGGACGTGCGCGACAGCTTCAAAAAAGGCAGCACCCACCTGGCCCTGGACGACATCCGCGAATCGATCGCCGAGCTGCAGCATTACCGCAAGCATTTCATCAAGTTCTGATGTTGCCGGGCCTTTGTGGCGAGGGGATTTATCCCCGTTGGATCGCATAGCGGTCCCAAAACCGGTGGCCGCGGTGTGTCAGGCGTACCGCAGGCCATGGTTTTACGACTGCTGCGCAGCCGAAGGGGGATAAATCCCCTCGCCACAGGGTATCAGTGCTTTCTCTTGCCCTCTTTTGGTGCCGGAACTAAATGGCTAGACTGCGCGCCTTCCTGCAAGGACCGCCACCATGTTGCTGATGCTTTACCTGATCGCCATTACCGCCGAAGCCATGACCGGCGCACTGTCCGCCGGCCGTCGTGGCATGGACTGGTTCGGTGTGGTGCTGATCGCCTGCATCACGGCGTTGGGCGGTGGTTCGGTGCGTGACGTACTGCTCGGTCACTACCCGCTGACGTGGGTCAAACACCCGGAATACCTGGTGCTGACATCGATTGCCGCCATGTTCACGGTCTTCGCTGCGCGCTGGATGCGTCACTTGCGCTCACTGTTTCTGGTGCTCGACGCCGTAGGTC
Proteins encoded in this window:
- the orn gene encoding oligoribonuclease gives rise to the protein MQNPQNLIWIDLEMTGLNPDTDVIIEMATIVTDSDLNTLAEGPVIAIHHSDEILAGMDEWNTRQHGGSGLTQRVRDSRISMAEAEAETIAFLEKWVPKGKSPICGNSICQDRRFLYTHMKSLESFFHYRNLDVSTLKELAARWAPDVRDSFKKGSTHLALDDIRESIAELQHYRKHFIKF
- the motB gene encoding flagellar motor protein MotB; translated protein: MENNQPIIIKRVKKYAGGHHGGSWKIAFADFATAMMAFFLVLWLLSTATPEQKIAIAGYFKDPVGFSESGTPYIIDLGGTPTLAPENTLNPEVKSQPQPDKVTVDAEQVEGMAEMVEKERLELLLQELQNKVEENPQLQKFKDQILFEITTDGLRIQIVDAENRPMFDSGSARLKPYFEDILLAMADTIKAVPNKISISGHTDAKPYSGTGDFGNWELSANRANAARRALVAGSYPDQQVARVVGYASSALFDRENPLNPVNRRIDIVVLTKRAQRAIEGSQGAEPAPEPTQGQGGPGEVPATPADPNALPADKEPLPAHELRERLNLFDDPAPKPGGPAKQ
- the rsgA gene encoding small ribosomal subunit biogenesis GTPase RsgA; the protein is MAKRQLNRRQNWRIEKIQGERAARAAKRESSAVEALEGGDLGPEQTGLVIAHFGVQVEVEALDGDLAGQVFRCHLRANLPALVTGDQVVWRAGNQGIGVIVAQLPRKTELCRPDSRGQLKPVAANVDMIVIVFAPLPEPHANLIDRYLVAAEHAGIRPLLLLNKFDLIDEQNAPALNALLAVYRTLGYPVLEVSAHHGNGMEQLQEQLDGRISVFVGQSGVGKSSLVNSLLPEVETRVGPLSELSGQGTHTTTTARLFHFPGGGELIDSPGIREFGLGHVSRADVEAGFIEFNDLIGTCRFRDCKHDREPGCALLKALEEGRVQQQRMNSYRSIIASLPESSY